A portion of the Bacillus thuringiensis genome contains these proteins:
- a CDS encoding class I SAM-dependent methyltransferase — protein MQLITFLHEFIKHPKHTGAIAPSSKILAKKMVDVIDFNKAKCIVELGPGTGVFTREIMKRKKKETIFLLIEINEVFFKELKRKFKDEQNVIVVHGSAENIKKYMEELNIECIDYILSGLPFTSLPEKVSKRILNNAMEAIHENGEFITFQYSLVKKGFIQHFFPKITLEKVWLNFPPAYVFSCKKELRRAYA, from the coding sequence ATGCAGCTCATTACATTTTTACATGAATTTATAAAGCATCCAAAACATACTGGTGCAATCGCGCCAAGTTCAAAAATATTAGCAAAGAAAATGGTCGATGTAATTGATTTTAATAAAGCGAAATGTATTGTAGAGTTAGGGCCTGGCACAGGGGTTTTCACGAGAGAAATTATGAAGAGAAAAAAGAAGGAAACAATATTTCTTCTTATTGAAATTAATGAAGTATTTTTCAAAGAATTAAAAAGAAAGTTTAAAGATGAGCAGAATGTCATTGTTGTACACGGTTCAGCTGAAAATATAAAGAAGTATATGGAGGAGCTCAATATAGAATGCATTGATTACATTTTATCAGGGTTGCCTTTTACTTCTTTACCAGAAAAAGTTTCAAAGCGCATTTTAAACAATGCGATGGAAGCGATACATGAGAATGGTGAGTTCATTACATTTCAATATTCACTTGTGAAAAAAGGATTTATACAGCATTTCTTCCCTAAAATTACACTAGAAAAAGTATGGCTCAATTTCCCGCCAGCATACGTCTTTAGTTGTAAAAAAGAACTAAGGAGAGCGTATGCATAA
- a CDS encoding ABC transporter permease: protein MTLSSIALRNIQRNFKDYFVYFASMIFSIVIYFTFKALQYNSQMEKAAEASKKISGAFQVSSVMLIIFVAVFIIYSNGFFTRKRKKEVGLYSLLGIRKRQIGKMLFYENMLMGLMSLVIGIAIGSVLSKLFLELLVNMMGLNLNVHFEVPMAAIIDTAIIFFVIILYTSLQGYRLIYRFKLIELFRAEREGEAMPKGSVIMALISVFLIGSGYFLALMYMKAVMYADFMVVALYILLATVAGTYLLFMFFTVFVLKRARNNKSAFYNGMNMVTTSQLLYRIKGNAKSLATIAILSAVTLTAVGTSVTMYYNTFTQSKVAAPYSYSYEKKDAALDKKVNEILAGEKNNHPVTYESEVEMIPVKGTFKGERADQVLNTHYNVTNQYQLISQSSFNKHVKHLDVEPVNLSANEAFVYDSLYIEKLDFGPLYTGNTAVFPVGNESKELKIKGVNNRSLTNLNELFVIVPDKTYEQMKQVNETRTVKNIDVKGERNSKELTAKLASIMPAGESEVLKPFNDFYTGFQMGLETTGLMMFIGLFLGLVFLLATGSIIYFKQLTEASADRDRYIVLHKVGVTKQEMKKAIAKQVSFIFAIPLVIGILHSLFALKGLSNILPFEIMIPLLISIGVYGVIYIGYYFLTVRSYYKIVSAK, encoded by the coding sequence ATGACCTTATCTAGCATTGCCCTCCGCAACATACAGCGGAACTTTAAAGACTACTTTGTATATTTCGCATCTATGATTTTTAGTATCGTTATTTATTTTACATTTAAAGCACTGCAATATAATTCACAAATGGAAAAAGCGGCAGAAGCTTCTAAAAAGATTAGCGGAGCGTTCCAAGTTTCCAGTGTGATGCTTATCATTTTCGTAGCAGTGTTCATTATATACTCGAACGGATTCTTTACACGTAAACGTAAAAAAGAAGTTGGCTTATATTCGTTATTAGGTATTCGTAAAAGACAAATTGGTAAAATGCTCTTTTATGAAAATATGTTAATGGGATTAATGTCATTAGTAATCGGGATTGCGATCGGTAGTGTCCTTTCGAAATTATTCCTTGAGTTATTAGTAAATATGATGGGATTAAATTTAAACGTTCATTTTGAAGTACCGATGGCTGCCATTATTGATACAGCAATTATTTTCTTTGTGATTATTTTATATACATCACTTCAAGGATATCGTTTAATTTATCGCTTTAAGTTAATTGAACTTTTCCGTGCAGAACGTGAAGGAGAAGCAATGCCAAAAGGATCTGTCATCATGGCATTAATTTCAGTTTTCTTAATCGGTTCAGGTTATTTTTTAGCGCTAATGTACATGAAAGCAGTTATGTATGCAGACTTTATGGTCGTTGCATTATATATTTTATTAGCGACAGTAGCAGGGACTTATTTACTGTTCATGTTCTTCACAGTATTTGTATTGAAACGTGCAAGAAATAATAAGTCAGCATTTTATAATGGTATGAATATGGTAACGACATCGCAGTTACTATATCGTATTAAAGGAAATGCGAAATCATTGGCGACAATCGCTATTTTAAGTGCAGTTACATTAACAGCGGTTGGTACGTCAGTTACGATGTATTACAACACATTTACGCAATCAAAAGTTGCTGCGCCGTATAGTTATTCCTATGAGAAAAAAGATGCAGCATTAGATAAAAAAGTAAATGAGATACTTGCTGGAGAGAAGAATAATCACCCAGTCACATATGAATCAGAAGTTGAAATGATTCCTGTGAAAGGAACATTTAAAGGTGAAAGAGCTGATCAAGTTCTGAACACACACTATAATGTTACGAATCAGTACCAGCTTATTTCACAATCAAGCTTTAATAAACATGTGAAACATTTAGATGTAGAACCTGTAAATTTAAGTGCGAATGAAGCTTTCGTATATGATAGCTTATATATTGAGAAACTTGATTTTGGTCCTCTTTATACAGGAAATACAGCTGTATTCCCTGTTGGAAATGAGTCAAAAGAATTAAAAATTAAAGGTGTAAATAATAGAAGCCTTACAAATTTAAATGAACTATTTGTAATCGTTCCTGATAAAACATATGAGCAAATGAAACAAGTAAACGAAACGCGTACTGTAAAAAATATTGATGTAAAAGGTGAGCGAAATAGTAAAGAGTTAACAGCAAAATTAGCAAGCATTATGCCAGCTGGAGAATCAGAAGTTTTAAAACCATTTAACGATTTCTATACAGGATTCCAAATGGGGCTTGAAACGACAGGCTTAATGATGTTTATTGGGTTATTCTTAGGATTAGTATTCCTATTAGCGACAGGCTCAATCATTTACTTTAAACAATTAACAGAAGCAAGTGCTGACCGTGATCGTTACATTGTCCTTCATAAAGTTGGTGTAACGAAGCAAGAAATGAAGAAAGCTATCGCAAAACAAGTAAGCTTTATCTTCGCTATTCCGTTAGTAATCGGTATTTTACACAGCTTATTTGCACTAAAAGGTTTATCAAATATATTACCATTTGAAATTATGATTCCGCTTCTCATTAGTATTGGAGTATACGGTGTCATCTATATTGGATATTACTTCTTAACGGTTCGTTCTTATTATAAGATCGTGAGTGCGAAGTAA
- a CDS encoding ABC transporter ATP-binding protein — protein sequence MKTVLEAKNIEKVYDTGGNKFAALKGINLQVKEGEFVGIMGPSGSGKTTLLNVLSTIDNATNGEILIDGKDIVKMNDDKLALFRRDHLGFIFQDYNLLDTLTVKENIALPLALSKVKASEIDRRVLEISKKFGIDHILSQFPYQVSGGQKQRCAASRAIVTNPSMIFGDEPTGALDSKSATDLLESMKSLNEYDNSTILMVTHDAFAASYCKRVIFIKDGELYKELHRGESTRKQFFQKVVDVMSSISGGMADDLI from the coding sequence ATGAAAACAGTGTTAGAAGCAAAAAATATTGAAAAAGTATATGACACGGGTGGTAACAAATTTGCAGCGTTAAAAGGTATTAACTTACAAGTAAAAGAAGGTGAGTTCGTTGGAATTATGGGACCTTCTGGTTCTGGTAAGACGACTTTACTAAATGTTCTTTCTACAATTGATAATGCGACGAACGGTGAAATTTTAATTGATGGCAAAGATATCGTGAAAATGAATGACGATAAGTTAGCGTTATTCCGCCGCGATCATTTAGGTTTCATTTTCCAAGATTATAACTTATTAGATACGTTAACAGTGAAAGAGAATATCGCTTTACCACTTGCGTTATCAAAGGTGAAAGCGAGTGAGATTGATCGCCGCGTTCTTGAAATCTCAAAGAAATTTGGCATTGATCATATTTTAAGTCAGTTCCCATATCAAGTATCTGGTGGACAGAAGCAGCGCTGCGCAGCATCGCGTGCAATCGTTACGAATCCAAGTATGATTTTCGGGGACGAGCCAACTGGAGCGCTTGATTCTAAATCTGCAACAGATTTACTTGAAAGTATGAAGTCATTAAATGAATATGATAACTCAACAATTTTAATGGTAACGCATGATGCATTTGCAGCAAGTTATTGTAAACGAGTTATTTTCATTAAAGATGGTGAACTATATAAAGAATTGCACCGTGGTGAATCAACGCGTAAACAGTTCTTCCAAAAAGTCGTTGACGTAATGTCTTCTATTTCTGGAGGTATGGCTGATGACCTTATCTAG
- a CDS encoding AraC family transcriptional regulator, translated as MDSLKNMNAAMQYIEDNLTHEIDFKEVAKIAYCSEYHFKRMFSFLAGISLSEYIRCRRLTLAAFELKNNNVKVIDIAIKYGYNSPDSFARAFQNLHGITPSEARNSSHSLKAYSPMTFQLSIQGGNEMNYRIEEKEPFRIIGITKRVPIVFNGVNEEIASMWKSLNPESIQTLKSLSNIEPTGIISASTNFSEGRMAEKGELDHYIGVATTKDCPEQFAQLEVAASTWAIFEAVGPFPDALQNVWGRIYSEWFPSSNYELAEGPEILWNEQKDISSPNFKSEIWIPVLKK; from the coding sequence ATGGATTCACTTAAAAATATGAATGCTGCAATGCAGTATATCGAAGACAACCTTACACATGAAATTGATTTTAAGGAAGTCGCAAAAATAGCTTACTGCTCCGAATATCATTTCAAGAGAATGTTTTCTTTTTTAGCTGGCATATCACTATCAGAATATATTCGCTGTAGACGTCTTACTCTCGCTGCCTTTGAACTAAAAAACAACAATGTAAAAGTCATTGATATCGCTATAAAATATGGCTACAACTCACCAGATTCATTCGCTCGTGCATTTCAAAACTTGCACGGTATAACACCTTCAGAGGCCCGAAATAGTAGCCATTCTTTGAAGGCTTATTCACCAATGACCTTCCAATTATCTATTCAAGGAGGAAATGAAATGAACTATCGAATTGAAGAAAAAGAGCCATTTCGAATTATAGGTATTACAAAACGAGTCCCAATCGTTTTTAACGGTGTAAATGAAGAAATTGCTTCTATGTGGAAAAGTTTAAACCCAGAGTCTATTCAAACATTAAAGTCCCTTTCAAACATTGAACCTACTGGAATTATTAGTGCTTCTACTAATTTTTCTGAAGGAAGAATGGCGGAAAAGGGAGAACTTGATCACTATATTGGAGTAGCCACAACAAAGGATTGTCCAGAGCAATTCGCGCAGCTTGAAGTTGCAGCTTCAACATGGGCTATATTCGAAGCTGTCGGTCCATTTCCTGATGCATTACAAAATGTATGGGGGCGTATTTATTCTGAATGGTTTCCTTCTTCGAACTATGAACTAGCGGAAGGACCGGAAATATTGTGGAATGAACAGAAAGACATATCTTCTCCAAACTTTAAAAGTGAAATTTGGATACCGGTTTTGAAGAAGTGA
- a CDS encoding SdpI family protein, with translation MKRHILPWSLIIGIAIGWYIVWPYLPEQIPSHYNAAGVVNGYFSKVEASSFSIGSMVVLYMMWIVFGFIKDKSTQQSKVLSAINYAILFIGFGCNIFALLAASNYIASGSIAFNFGLGTLFLVLGNYMQQTKPNGLVGIRMDWTLENPVVWRKTHRFASRVFVIGSLCIYAGALLPDPFNIFMGIGIILICIIVSTIKSYSIYKEELKM, from the coding sequence ATGAAAAGACACATATTACCATGGAGTTTAATTATTGGCATTGCAATTGGATGGTATATTGTATGGCCATATTTACCAGAACAAATTCCAAGTCATTATAATGCGGCAGGAGTAGTAAATGGATATTTTTCTAAAGTAGAAGCAAGTTCATTCTCGATAGGTAGTATGGTAGTGCTCTATATGATGTGGATAGTTTTTGGATTCATAAAAGATAAGTCTACACAGCAATCCAAAGTTCTTTCAGCGATTAATTATGCCATTCTCTTTATCGGGTTTGGATGTAACATATTTGCACTATTAGCAGCGTCTAATTATATTGCATCGGGCTCAATTGCATTTAATTTTGGACTTGGAACATTGTTTCTTGTACTAGGTAATTACATGCAACAAACGAAGCCGAACGGGTTAGTAGGCATTCGAATGGACTGGACATTAGAAAATCCTGTAGTTTGGAGAAAAACACACCGATTTGCTTCGAGGGTATTTGTAATAGGTTCACTTTGTATATATGCTGGGGCTTTGCTTCCAGATCCATTTAATATTTTTATGGGGATTGGAATCATATTAATATGCATTATCGTATCAACAATAAAGTCATATAGTATTTATAAAGAAGAGTTGAAAATGTAA
- a CDS encoding SdpI family protein, whose product MKKHIFPLLLIALTIIAWCAAWPYLPGEVPSHWNIDGEVNGHMSKMGMLIFDVAIMIFIYALVTVLPKIDPRYENYKKFPKALGRINGAILFFLFTINMMTLANALGYNIPIGIVVNIMVGILFVVLGNYMQQCKPNFFIGIKTPWTLSSEEVWRKTHRIGSKIMMIGGIVIIFSSFLPGMWKMISLLSVVVVLVVGTMVYSYIAYKKEIGA is encoded by the coding sequence ATGAAAAAGCATATATTTCCGTTACTATTAATTGCTTTAACGATTATTGCATGGTGCGCTGCATGGCCTTATTTACCGGGAGAGGTTCCGAGTCATTGGAACATTGATGGTGAAGTAAATGGGCATATGTCAAAAATGGGAATGTTGATTTTTGATGTAGCAATTATGATTTTTATATATGCACTAGTGACTGTATTGCCTAAGATAGATCCAAGGTACGAGAACTATAAAAAATTTCCTAAAGCACTTGGAAGGATTAATGGAGCAATTTTATTTTTCTTATTTACTATTAATATGATGACACTAGCAAATGCTTTAGGATATAACATTCCAATTGGAATTGTTGTGAACATAATGGTCGGTATCCTTTTTGTAGTGCTCGGCAATTATATGCAGCAATGTAAACCAAATTTCTTTATAGGTATTAAAACACCATGGACTTTAAGTAGTGAAGAAGTGTGGAGAAAAACGCATAGGATAGGATCAAAGATTATGATGATTGGCGGTATTGTAATCATATTTTCCTCGTTCCTTCCGGGAATGTGGAAAATGATTAGTTTGTTAAGTGTTGTAGTCGTACTGGTTGTTGGTACGATGGTATATTCTTATATTGCTTATAAAAAAGAAATAGGGGCCTAA
- a CDS encoding autorepressor SdpR family transcription factor — MNQAFKALADPTRRKILDLLKEGNLTAGEIAEHFNMTKPSISHHLSALKNAELIQDEKKGQFVVYSLNTTVFQDLLTWVFTFTNKGEEGK; from the coding sequence TTGAATCAAGCATTCAAAGCATTAGCAGATCCAACAAGGCGAAAAATTTTAGACTTATTAAAAGAAGGCAATCTAACCGCTGGTGAAATTGCTGAACATTTCAATATGACAAAACCAAGTATTTCACACCACTTAAGCGCACTTAAAAATGCTGAACTTATTCAAGATGAAAAGAAAGGGCAATTCGTTGTGTACTCTTTAAACACAACGGTCTTTCAAGATTTGTTGACTTGGGTGTTTACATTTACGAATAAGGGGGAAGAGGGGAAATGA
- a CDS encoding DUF4179 domain-containing protein produces MSFSNECKKAMKQEIPKEVKERAYQSFSQMYKKENKKKTKKKLLIAGLIAAVIIPTSTMALNNSYFAKPEVKLNEMIGEEVKKDAANGKSIQLNEKVVDNGITLHVKEILIQDAKILVYYRFEQQDGSLVPYKFNTTGLDITKDGKEDGKQVESPYYKNKKFNAVQYLHFLSNTHMDNFQKDRIGNPDAIENSTFYLTNQAGESFDTVLADHDKPEGVIVFEPLEGNKFPELLSINININRVGGTEGTWTMKIPVDMANKTVQKDSTKNE; encoded by the coding sequence ATGTCGTTTTCAAATGAATGTAAAAAAGCAATGAAACAAGAGATCCCAAAAGAGGTTAAAGAGCGAGCTTATCAATCCTTTAGTCAAATGTATAAAAAAGAAAACAAAAAGAAAACGAAAAAGAAATTATTAATAGCAGGTTTAATAGCGGCTGTCATTATACCGACGAGTACAATGGCATTAAACAATTCTTATTTTGCAAAGCCAGAGGTAAAGTTAAATGAAATGATTGGTGAAGAAGTGAAAAAGGATGCTGCGAATGGGAAGTCCATACAGTTAAACGAAAAAGTAGTAGATAACGGTATTACTCTTCATGTAAAAGAAATATTAATTCAAGATGCTAAAATACTTGTTTATTATCGATTTGAACAGCAAGATGGATCGCTTGTTCCTTATAAATTTAATACAACTGGGCTCGATATTACAAAAGATGGTAAAGAAGACGGGAAACAAGTGGAGAGCCCGTATTATAAAAATAAGAAATTTAATGCTGTCCAATACTTACATTTTCTTAGTAACACTCATATGGATAATTTTCAAAAAGATCGTATTGGTAATCCGGATGCAATAGAGAATAGTACATTTTATTTAACGAATCAAGCGGGGGAAAGTTTTGACACGGTGTTAGCTGATCATGATAAACCAGAGGGAGTAATAGTTTTTGAACCGTTAGAAGGTAACAAATTCCCAGAGCTTTTATCTATAAATATTAATATTAACAGAGTTGGAGGAACAGAAGGAACTTGGACAATGAAAATTCCAGTGGATATGGCGAATAAAACTGTCCAAAAGGACTCTACAAAGAACGAATGA
- a CDS encoding sigma-70 family RNA polymerase sigma factor, with amino-acid sequence MVSNEDIHIWIERLLKGDEEAFEFIFDLTSQRIYETVFAIVKNRHDTNEIVNEIYFQLWKSISTYDQSRPFLFWLNGIVYKQISQWRKHIWKRMRLFEKQQLSDDPVVEVPEKVLLRKETEEQLLTVIQELPFKFRVVIVYRFYHDYTYEEIAELLQIPIGTVRSRIHRALEKIRNQSSIEIDEEESNSNVVFK; translated from the coding sequence TTGGTAAGTAATGAAGATATACATATTTGGATAGAGCGTTTACTAAAAGGTGACGAGGAGGCTTTTGAATTTATATTTGATTTAACGAGTCAGCGAATCTATGAAACAGTCTTTGCTATAGTTAAAAATCGACATGATACAAACGAAATCGTAAATGAAATCTACTTCCAACTTTGGAAATCTATTTCAACATATGATCAATCTAGACCGTTTCTATTTTGGTTGAATGGAATTGTTTACAAGCAGATTAGTCAGTGGAGAAAACACATATGGAAGAGGATGCGCTTATTTGAAAAACAACAACTAAGTGATGATCCTGTTGTAGAAGTTCCAGAAAAAGTATTATTAAGAAAAGAAACAGAAGAGCAGTTATTAACAGTGATACAAGAACTACCATTTAAGTTTAGAGTAGTGATCGTTTATCGCTTTTATCACGATTACACATATGAAGAAATTGCAGAACTATTACAAATTCCTATAGGTACAGTAAGATCTAGAATTCACAGAGCGTTAGAAAAAATTCGGAATCAATCTAGTATAGAAATAGATGAGGAGGAATCTAATTCAAATGTCGTTTTCAAATGA
- a CDS encoding response regulator transcription factor, whose protein sequence is MYKILIVEDDPNISSLLQSHIQKYGYEAVVAENFDDIMESFNAVKPHLVLLDVNLPKFDGFYWCRQIRHESTCPIIFISARAGEMEQIMAIESGADDYITKPFHYDVVMAKIKGQLRRIYGDYAPNISERIVEVEGLKLFPERPEIHFGSEQVLLTKKEAILAEMLLSKFPRTASREDLLAALWDDESFVEENTLNVNITRLRKKFNELGIENSIETVRGLGYRFNATWSE, encoded by the coding sequence ATGTATAAAATTTTAATCGTTGAAGACGATCCAAATATTTCATCATTACTGCAATCTCACATTCAGAAGTACGGTTATGAGGCTGTGGTAGCGGAGAATTTCGATGATATTATGGAATCGTTTAACGCTGTGAAACCACATCTTGTTTTACTTGATGTAAACTTACCGAAATTCGATGGTTTCTACTGGTGCCGTCAAATTCGTCATGAATCTACTTGTCCAATTATTTTCATTTCAGCGCGTGCTGGTGAGATGGAACAAATTATGGCAATTGAAAGCGGTGCGGATGATTACATTACAAAACCATTCCACTACGACGTTGTAATGGCGAAAATTAAAGGACAATTACGTCGTATTTACGGTGATTATGCACCAAATATTTCTGAACGTATCGTTGAAGTAGAAGGTTTAAAACTATTCCCAGAACGTCCTGAAATTCACTTCGGATCTGAACAAGTTCTTTTAACGAAGAAAGAGGCTATTTTAGCTGAAATGTTATTATCTAAATTCCCTCGTACAGCAAGCCGTGAAGATTTATTAGCTGCGCTTTGGGATGACGAAAGCTTCGTTGAAGAAAATACATTAAACGTAAACATTACGCGTCTTCGTAAAAAGTTTAATGAGCTTGGTATTGAGAACTCTATTGAAACAGTACGTGGACTTGGATATCGTTTTAACGCAACTTGGAGTGAATAA
- a CDS encoding sensor histidine kinase: MKLFLRDHFAFFLLYILNFGIIFVLYDAVDGFQNNKFYFVVLSLYLFICFLAYRYVRNRRMYHRLSEQPEKMEDAFIERATAPMPHGVNELVRTQYRLFQKELQSYEVKQQEHQLFINHWVHQMKTPVSVMQLMVLEMEDEHLIPKFKKELERLNQGLDMALYMARLNNFHEDFHVETISLKDTVTKNINGLKELFIRNGVFPVLEVHSDLKVTSDAKWLKFIIYQLMTNAVRYSGERGKKVFLSAYRNGKDIILEVRDEGVGIPQEDIRRVFEPFYTGKNGRAFGESTGMGLYIVSKICDYLGHSVKLDSEVGKGTTIKIIFHNAANNQAEHTEKVTEA; the protein is encoded by the coding sequence ATGAAGCTATTTTTACGTGATCATTTTGCATTTTTCCTACTGTACATATTAAACTTCGGTATCATTTTCGTTCTTTATGATGCAGTAGATGGATTTCAAAATAATAAATTTTACTTCGTCGTTTTAAGTTTATATTTATTCATTTGTTTCCTCGCTTACCGTTACGTTCGCAATCGTAGAATGTACCATAGATTAAGTGAGCAACCTGAAAAAATGGAAGATGCGTTTATTGAAAGAGCGACTGCTCCGATGCCTCACGGTGTCAATGAACTCGTGCGTACGCAGTACCGCCTCTTCCAAAAAGAACTACAATCGTATGAAGTAAAACAACAAGAACATCAATTATTCATTAATCATTGGGTACATCAAATGAAGACACCTGTTTCTGTTATGCAGCTTATGGTGCTAGAAATGGAAGACGAGCATTTAATTCCAAAGTTTAAAAAAGAATTAGAGCGTCTAAACCAAGGGCTTGATATGGCTTTATACATGGCTAGGTTAAATAACTTCCATGAAGATTTCCATGTCGAGACGATTTCATTAAAAGATACGGTAACAAAAAATATTAACGGATTAAAAGAACTATTCATTCGTAATGGTGTCTTCCCTGTTTTAGAAGTCCATTCTGATTTAAAAGTTACTTCTGATGCGAAATGGCTAAAATTTATCATCTATCAGTTAATGACAAATGCTGTTCGTTACTCTGGTGAGCGCGGAAAGAAAGTTTTCTTATCTGCTTACCGAAACGGAAAAGATATTATTTTAGAAGTTCGTGATGAAGGTGTTGGTATTCCGCAAGAAGATATTCGAAGAGTATTTGAACCGTTTTACACTGGGAAAAACGGTCGCGCATTTGGAGAATCTACTGGTATGGGACTTTATATTGTAAGTAAGATTTGTGATTATTTAGGTCACTCGGTCAAATTAGATTCGGAAGTTGGTAAAGGAACGACGATTAAAATCATCTTCCACAACGCTGCAAATAATCAGGCAGAACATACGGAGAAGGTGACCGAAGCATGA